The genomic region GGCGATTGTGCGAGCGTGTTCCGAAGCAGAAATCGATTGCAGCCATTCAGTTACACCAGCGCCAACAGCGCCGGGAACTAAATTATGGAGACGCACAGCCTGGAACAAGATGCGAGCGATATTACACTCTATGTTATCGAGATTTCGCCACCCTTCCGCGTCGGCAGGCGATCCAAGCCGTGAAGCTCAATCGTTGTAGAACGACATTGCCTTCGTTGCTTCGTCGGCCGGGTAGAAGGCCTCGATATGCAGCTCCTGCAGGGTCACGTCCTGCGGTGCTGAGAGCGTCGTCACCGTGCTGAACATTCTGGCGATTCGGCCGCCGCCGAAATCGATCTCAAATGGCAGCACCAGCGCGGGCTGCGCTTCGAGATCGGGCTCGCGCCAGTTGGCGGGAACGCCGGGATACGAGAGCACGTCGGCGATGAGCTGATGCATGCGGTCATCGCGCGACCACGCCGCCATCTGATGCGCCTGGTTGAGCAGCGATTTCGCGATCGGCTGCCAGTTGACAATAAGTTTACGTATGCCGCCCGGATCGAACATCAGGTGCAGCAGGTTGTGCCGCGATGGGTTCAGCACCTTGAGTGGAACGAGGCCCTCGGCCTTCTCGCCGGCCACCGCCGTGATAAAGCGCACGAATGCCGCGTTGACCATCGCAAGGTTCCAGTAGCGATCGAAGGCAAACGCGCTGCGCGGCTCGTGCTGGCTTAGAATCAGCTCGAGCGCGGCGCGCATATTGCTCATCCGCGGATCGTCGAGACTGGTCTCGCGATAGACCGGCGCATAGCCGGCCGCGAGCAGCAGCAGGTTGCGCTCGCGCAGCGGCACGTCGAGCACGTTCGCGAGAGTCAACAGCATCTCACGGCTCGGCATCGCGCGCCCGGTCTCGAGAAAGCTGATATGGCGGCTCGACACTTCCGCCTCCAGCGCAAGGTCGAGCTGACTCAGATGCCGCGACTCGCGCCATCGCCGAAGCAGCGGCCCCACGCCGCCAGTCTCGACCGCCATCCTGCCATTCGATTCGTCCATGGCCAAGACGCTACCAGCGCCGCAAACACGGGGCCATTACCTCCGAGGTAATGAAGTGAGAGTGCCCGCCTACCGAGAAACGTCGAATGTTCGACCATGACACTTGGTATGGTGGCGAATGACCATTAGGTATCCTGTCGCAAAGATTAGTCACAGGGGCAGCATCCATGACGCGCGCGCAACTAGTTTTGCAGGAAGAGGCACGACTTAGATTATACGGCCGAACCTATTGGATTTTTGCCTTTGCGATAGTCGGCGGCGCGATCGCGATACCTTCGCTGGACGGTGTCTCTCCGACCCTCGCGTCATTCACCGGCAATTCATGGCTTGTCCCGCTGATCGTGGGCTACGGCCTCATCACGATCTTGAATCAATCGAAAATGATGAAATGCCCGAGGTGCAGGAAAGCACTCAACGGCGCACTGGCAATTACCACCGGACGTTGTTCCCGCTGCGGTGAAATCGCATTGGACGACTTCAAATCCAACTAAACAGAAACTGCGCATTGTTGATCGGAAACCACGCGGTCGATATCCTTCTCTCATCCGCCAGGGAGACCTGAAGGTTTGAAGAAGTAACTGCTCCAGTTTTGCGGTTCTAGTTGCGATGTGCGCGAGCGCCTTGTGTGAGCGCGCCCTGTCCGGGAGCAGTTACCATGTCCATTCGTTTCGATCGTCTCGATTTTTCATACGTAGATTCGGTTTCGATTATTTCCGGCGCGAGTT from Candidatus Binataceae bacterium harbors:
- a CDS encoding helix-turn-helix transcriptional regulator; its protein translation is MDESNGRMAVETGGVGPLLRRWRESRHLSQLDLALEAEVSSRHISFLETGRAMPSREMLLTLANVLDVPLRERNLLLLAAGYAPVYRETSLDDPRMSNMRAALELILSQHEPRSAFAFDRYWNLAMVNAAFVRFITAVAGEKAEGLVPLKVLNPSRHNLLHLMFDPGGIRKLIVNWQPIAKSLLNQAHQMAAWSRDDRMHQLIADVLSYPGVPANWREPDLEAQPALVLPFEIDFGGGRIARMFSTVTTLSAPQDVTLQELHIEAFYPADEATKAMSFYND